CAAGTAGAAAAGCGAGtgagaaaaaagagaaagagaaaaagaaagaaagaaagagagagatagatagaaaaaaaagaattgaagaAATAGGAAGAAAATAACGATGAAGAGCGGTGGTTTGGGCGCGGTTCCATCTTACGGCGTCCCCGCAAAACGACGGTGGAGAGGTTTCGTAATTGCGGTTCTCGGTCTCGTCATTCTCTCTATGCTCGTTCCTCTCGTTTTCTTGCTCGGTCTTCACAACGGTTTTCACTCTCCCGGTACTTGATCTCGCGCTTAATCACTGAGATCTATTATTCCTTCACTCTCAATTCAATTACGCGTTCTTCATTTTCATCACATTTTCTATATACATAACAGATCCACATCAATTACGCTTATAATTTCATTCGTAATCATGTTCGCATCTTTCGTATTCATTATAGCGTTTAGATCCAATGTTGAttgtgttattttgtttttgtttgaattttcgTTCATTATATTGCTTCAAGCTGATAGAAGTTTGAGTTTGATTTCTTAAGGATCTGTGTATAGTATTATCAATGTGATTAACGAATCGTGTTGCTTTGTTATGTTTCctctttttaatttaaaatttaattagagTAAAGTTCAATGCACGTTTGCTTCTACGTTGGATCAACTATTATggattaattatataataattttatccAATTTAATCCTGTGATAAATGTCTGTTTTCctctattattaatttattaattaattaatgcaaCCAATAGTAGTATTTCTATTATAATTGTGCATTTGTAGTGTAGTAGAATATATATACAATACTTTGTTGCTCTTGCCTTGGATGTATTTATGTGTGTTTATTAGCAGTAATAATGAAAGTGCCAATGAAAGTGCCGTTTTCGAGATGAATTTCCATCAGTCACAATATATGGTGctaactttatttaattatgaaaaaatgCTATGGAATTTTGCACTGAACTTGCACCAATATGGTGTTTTTTCTGGTTAGATTTTTCACTGAGCAGTGTCCCTGTATTCTGCTAAATATTGTTATGACTGGTAGGTAATTCTTTTCTGGTGATGTGTTTGTGATGATAGTGTTTTGCACTAAATACTAAATAGCATTGCACTTTATTTATGTCTTTTTTGTAAATTGTCTTTTTCCTTACTGTTGGTATCCATTTGTCGTTGTGTTTATGCAGGATATATATATGAACAGAGAAATACTCCTTCGGTAAGCATTCAATTCAAATGTATCTGTGAATATGTGACAAATCTTGCAGCTTCATTTAGAAttatcattttgaatttgttgtttCTTCCTCACTTTCTCTTGTGTTATTTGTCAAATCAGACTCAGAAAGTTATTGAAACATTCGACAGACATGATGTGAGCCATAACGAGGATCAGTCTGAGGTATGGTGGTTTAGTCCAAAGCTGTTTTAAATTAAGCCTTCCTTTTTATCTACCAATCTTCTACTTGTTTCTCATGGCAACAATCGCTGTTAAAGTTGTAGTCCGGAGTTAGGTTACGTAAattgtcattttttaaatagtcAAATGTGTGAATACTTTTCTAATTTTCAATTGGCATGGGTTAACAATTAATCCTTTTATTAGGTTATCAGTAATTATGTTCAAAAGGAACATGTGTTTGGTGTATGAACCAAACATTCAAAAATGGAAATCTTAGTCCCCCAAAGCtccaattaatattatttttttgtaaattaattcCGCAGGGAAAAAAATCAAGTCATGTGAAGGAACTGATCACTAAGTTTGAACCAACTCTTCCCAAGGTTCTCTGCATAACACTCTGGTGGTTAATTTTTATACTTCTTTATTTAGAAATTTGTATGATAtaatattcatataaataacCGATTATCTCGTCTTTTTATTCTTGCCTAATGTAATCCAAAGGATGTCTTTGAAACCTGAAAGTGGAATAATAGCAAGGGGGcttttaattagaaaaaaatcgAGGGAAAAACGTGTTGTGAGCCGTTTTTCTGTCATTGTCATAATTGTAAGGTTTTTGGGTTTCGTGTCAACCTAAGGATGAGATCTTGTAAGTTGcattgttttttggtttttattactgtaaaagtaattttttttagagaaatccGTAGGAAATACAGCTAACAGGAGGACACAGATTCCTCCAGAAcagaaaaaagaagaattatAAGAGAACagtggaatataaatataaataaacaataCATCAAAGGCTGCCCAAAGTATGTTTTAATGGAAGCTATTTTTAAACAGACATTAGAAGAATGCCATGCACCCATTTGTATCGAGGTATCGAGGTAGTCCTATCCTAACTAACCAAACGCTCTAACGGACTGCATAAACTGCATGTTCCTGCAAAATATTTGTCTCTTTGTTTTTGGCAAAGCCTTTGAACATAACCATTATAAATTATTTCAGAGTACGACACATCCAATACTCACCAAAATCGTCCAAATAAAAttttggcttaactatacatttggtcccttacgtttattttaggtttcaatttggtcccttatgtttaaaaagtatcaatttggtcccttacgtttattttaggtttcaagttagtcctttccgtcaattttgtcacatgtggcagtcaatttgcatacgtggactgacacgtggcactttgacacgctgacacgtgtactgttcaaacggtgttagtgacaaaactaacggaaaagactaacttgaaacctaaaataaacgtaagggaccaaattgatactttttaaacgtaagggaccaaattgaaacctaaaataaacgtaagggaccaaatgtgtagttaagcctaaaattTTCCATACAAAAGTGACCCCTTTACATTGGAAACGTTGGCGCACTTGTGCACACcagttttaaaattttagatacTCCTTGTTCCAGATTGACAAGTTGTGAGATTGGGGCATAAATGTACTGTTTCGTCTAAAATTATAAGATTCATAAGATCAAGGTGAATAAGAATCTTCCTTCCTTACACATGGAACTGGGGACACTGAATCATATGCCATCTAGAATATATGTGGCAATACTATTAATTATCATTTATCAATTAATAATTTTGAATGCAGGATGTGATGAAGAGTTATACTCGAGGAGACAAGAATGGAACCATCAAAAGGGGTGCCAATGAAGAAAAACATAGAGGTGTGCTTCTACCAGTTCAATATCATATTTCCTCATGATACCTTCTTGGAAATTATTTCCTCCCTTTttgcgattttaattttaaatgattttcaGGTGTCAAGGTGCCACCGAAGGCTGTTCTACAACCACCTCCACCTTCTAATGTACGCATATATTATTGTCATTTGTTGAAATCTTTGTTGAACGCATAATTGCTCGGAATAGTTCAGTTCAAGCCATTGACTGTGACTGACAGACTTACGTGTACTATTAATCTTAGTAGGAAGAATCTTCCATAACTAGTATAATCCTTATTCTTTTCTTATATCCTATAATATTCACAGCACACCAAGTACTAGCATAAAAATGTAACTCTTAACACTCCACTCAAATAGTTAATCAGCTTGCAGAAAAAATAGAAGTCGTAAAAACAGCCAAATAATACTCACTGTCTCTCTAACACAAGTTTTTTAACTTTGCCCTTTCCAGCAGACTTCTTTaaaacatttatatattattgtccATGTAGCTACATAAACTAATTTAAATTCTGTAACAGAATCCTAAAGTTGTTCGCACGGAACAAGTCACCCACCCTAAGACAAGTTCTGCTGATGAAAATGGAAAGTCGTGCGAGCTCACATATGGTAGTTATTGCCTGTGGCAACAAGAACATAGAGAAGTTATGAAAGATGCCATGGTTAAGAAATTGAAAGACCAACTATTTGTGGCTAGATCTTATTATCCTAGCATTGCAAAACTCCCAGCACAAGACAAACTGTCTCGCGAACTAAAACAGAATATACAAGAGCTGGAGCATATGCTTAGTGAATCTTCTACAGACGCTGATCTTCCACCACAGTAAGCTGATATCATTTGATATTTCTTTTGTCCCCTGGCATAGTTGTTTCAGTTGCTTTCTACTTGAGAAATTATTGATATTTGATAAATCACCTTCAATCAAGTAGTCTTGTAAAAAATGTTGAGTTTCAGTTGTCTTATTTGCATGCAGATCTGGCTTTTGGTAATTTTCTTGGATCCAAATGTTAATGCTATGTTTTCAGACATTAGAGTCCTTAATGTAGTTTATCTCCTAAAACAACTAAAGTGAActgtattatttttattagcTCTATATATTTGTCCTAAACTTCTGTTTACTTGAGTACTTGTTTTTAACACCATTTACGGTTTCCCTAGACAATTTTTTGGGCTAATAGGTTATACTGCAAATATGACCTTAGTTTTCTTATCTCAACTTTGTTCTATCTTGGGGTTTAAGATTTCCTTTCTTTTGTTTAACCTCGAACCTAATGCTATTGCTCTGTGACCCTTGACTTTTAGGCATGACATGACTCATGAACCAACTCTTCAAAAGCTTAGGATGTTAGGTGTTAGCCCATGAATGTTTTTATTACATATCTTAACAGTACCTCTCATGCAAGAGCACTTTTTCTCATTTGAGTTGCTAAAGTTTACAAGAAATTTTACATGTTattcaaaatcattttataGTGTTGAGACTAAATCAGAGAAGATGGAAGTTGCAATAGCCAAAGCTAAATCAGTCCCCGTGGTTTGTGACAATGTTGATAAGAAATTGAGACAAATATATGATCTGACTGAGGATGAAGCTGATTTCCACATGAAACAGAGTGCATTCCTATATAAACTTAATGTTCTGACCATGCCGAAGAGTTTTCACTGTCTGGCACTGAAACTAACTGTTGAATATTTCAAATCTTCACATGATGAAGATGCTGATTCAGAAAAATTTGAAGATTCTTCATTGCAccattatgttattttctcaaataatgTGCTTGCAGCATCAGTGGTTATTAACTCTACTGTAACTCATGCAAAAGTATGCTTTTCTTCTAATCATGCACCACTGAATTAATAGAGGATGAATTTTAGctgaaattttaataatttcacTTGTTTCTGCTCAATATTTCAGGTAAGTCGGAATCAGGTTTTTCATGTGTTGTCTGATGGACAAAATTATTATGCAATGAAGCTATGGTTCAAGATGAACAATTATGGGGAAGCTGCTGTTCAAGTGTTAAATGTTGAGCATCTTGAGATGGATAGCCTAAAAGACAATCAATTACAACTGTCCTTGCCTGAAGAGTTTCGTGTTTCATTTCGCAATAATGATAATCCATCCATGGGCCAGTTTAGAACAGaatatgtttcaattttttcccaTTCACACTATTTACTTCCTGATATATTCAGAAAATTGAAGAAAGTCATCGTTCTGGACGACGACGTTGTTATTCAGCAAGACTTGTCAGCCCTTTGGAACCTAGACATGGGGGATAAAGTTAATGGTGCAGTGCAATTCTGCTCGGTAAGGCTGGGTCAGCTGAAAAGTTATTTGGGTGAGAAAGGTTTCAATCATAATTCCTGTGCTTGGATGTCGGGCTTGAACATAATTAACCTAGTGAAGTGGAGAGAGTTTGGTATTACTCAAACTTACAAAAGGTTGATAAAAGAGGTTAGTAGCAAAAATCCCTAGATCTGCATTacaatatttttggaaaatactATTATTGGATATCATATAGCAGTGCTAAAAgtaatattgttaaatatagGTAGACGTGTCAAATTGGGCTGAGCTCAATGCATTGGTTTGAATAACCCAACAAGACGAACGTACTAGGCTAacagaatttaaaaaaaaaaaattggcttgACCCAATTTGGGATGACCCCACATAGCCTGACCATCAAAGAATAGTCAAATTTAATAGAATTATAAGGGACTGTTTGCTTGTGAGATAATTTATGTTTTCAGTCTTAATTAAAAAGACAAActtgttttcattttgttttattttcaagTTATGTATGTATCACCAGCCTGATTTAACACAAGTTAGGAATATATAGTAGCAATAGAGATAGTTTATTTGTGTATAGGAATACCTTGTCTGGTTGTTTctgttgttttttctttacttaCTAGGAATTTTTTGTGAATTGTGAATGGTCAGAAGTAGTCTTTATATTTAGGTATAGGAATCACCAGCCTGATTTAAGGCTAGATAGAAATAGTAGCAATGGAGAAGGGTATCACCAGCCTGATTTAACACTAGCTAGAAATAGTTGCAACTGAGATGGTTCATTTGTGTATAGGAATACCCTGTTGGTTTCTTTCTTTTGTCTTTTCTTTACTTATTAGTATTTTTATGAAGGGTCAGAAGTAGTCTTTATATTTAGGTGGGTCATATTCTGCTCGAATATAATAGCAAACATAAAATTACCTAAAGAATTATGTTGTCTTTAATGATTGCATGTAATTTGTACTTTGTTGGGTATTCTGTGTTATTTACCTTTTATGATGTTATTTATTTCCATATGTAGTTGAGCGTACAAAAAGGATCCACTATAGCTGCAGCATGGCCTGCAAGCTTGCTTGCATTTGAGAATAAAATATATCCACTCAATGAGTCGTGGGTGCGGTCTGGATTGGGTCATGATTACAATGTTGATTCTAACTCCATTAAAACAGCTCCAGTACTACACTATAACGGGAAAATGAAACCTTGGCTTGATCTGGGAATTCCAAATTACAAGAGCTATTGGAAGAAGTTTCTGAACAAAGAGAATCAGCTCTTGAGTGAGTGCAATGTAAATTCATAGAAAATTATGAGAAAGCTTTTAAGATGCAACAAGAAGATGCCTGTGCTATGGGTGCTCAATTTTTTGACATAATTTTTCGAAACGGTTTTGTGGAAAGAAGCAATAGGGTTGATGAGGTTAACACGCCTGTTATAAAATTAATCAGTCAATAAGGAACCCTGGAAACTTCACTGCATTTCCGGCATTAAGAAATCTGAGTACCCTTACAGTTTTCAAGATAGCTAATTGGTGTTGGTTGAGGTTTTCCCCACTGTGTAATTTGGTGGGCAGTATGAAGAGTTATGCACGAGCAAAGGCAGTATAACTCATATAGACAGTGAAATTGTTTGTTTCAAGATTTTATTATGCTTCATGATGTAAATTATTCATAGCTGAGAAACAAGTAGAATGATTCCTTCTAGTTCTTTGGATTTATTATAATTTGCGCAAAGTTTGTTCTTGTTTGATGACACATTGTTATCCAacagctatatatatataaaaagaaaaaacaaaaaacaaaacaattttgttCTCTAGTAATACTTCTCATTAATTTAATGCATTTgcattcattatttttttagtttttgtactAATATTTGACCTGTGTCATGTACCAGAAGGGTGGTCTTAGGTTACAAAATTTCCAATGTATTCATTTACTGGTCATGCAatactatttatattttatcatacaaaaataaatttgtatgtGTTATTAAGAATCAAGATTTGGTGTTGATTCTTAATTTGTATGTGTTATTAAGAATCAAGATTTGGtgttgtaaccaaaaaaaaaagaatcaagaTTTGGTGTGATATTAGTTGAGATTTGGCTCCTCTAAActaaacaattaattaataaattaaaaataaatgagaGATAGGATACAACGTAACATCATGAGTTATGAAACATTGCAGCATGAAAGTCGAATCATTTGTTTTTTGTGGGTAGGCTATTGATTCCAATGACTAATTCTATCTCTAAAACTTGCATTAGGCagattcaaaaaattcaaagttcCTTCATTTGGGGTGATGGTGATGAGAAGAAAAGGATACATGTTGTCAAGTAGTGTGCAATTAATCAACTGAAGAAGTCATGAATGAAGTGTCTCTCATGAAGCTTGGAAATATTAATGCACTGTGGTGTAGGGTTTTTATAGGTAAATATAACTGTTTGAACATTGAAAATGACAGTGTGATAGCAAAATTCCGCGATACAGCCCTTTCAAAAAGTTTGGCGTAAGTGTGGCCAAACTTTTCCCCATTCGACTATAGATC
This genomic interval from Trifolium pratense cultivar HEN17-A07 linkage group LG6, ARS_RC_1.1, whole genome shotgun sequence contains the following:
- the LOC123889334 gene encoding probable galacturonosyltransferase 7 isoform X1, which codes for MKSGGLGAVPSYGVPAKRRWRGFVIAVLGLVILSMLVPLVFLLGLHNGFHSPGYIYEQRNTPSTQKVIETFDRHDVSHNEDQSEGKKSSHVKELITKFEPTLPKDVMKSYTRGDKNGTIKRGANEEKHRGVKVPPKAVLQPPPPSNNPKVVRTEQVTHPKTSSADENGKSCELTYGSYCLWQQEHREVMKDAMVKKLKDQLFVARSYYPSIAKLPAQDKLSRELKQNIQELEHMLSESSTDADLPPHVETKSEKMEVAIAKAKSVPVVCDNVDKKLRQIYDLTEDEADFHMKQSAFLYKLNVLTMPKSFHCLALKLTVEYFKSSHDEDADSEKFEDSSLHHYVIFSNNVLAASVVINSTVTHAKVSRNQVFHVLSDGQNYYAMKLWFKMNNYGEAAVQVLNVEHLEMDSLKDNQLQLSLPEEFRVSFRNNDNPSMGQFRTEYVSIFSHSHYLLPDIFRKLKKVIVLDDDVVIQQDLSALWNLDMGDKVNGAVQFCSVRLGQLKSYLGEKGFNHNSCAWMSGLNIINLVKWREFGITQTYKRLIKELSVQKGSTIAAAWPASLLAFENKIYPLNESWVRSGLGHDYNVDSNSIKTAPVLHYNGKMKPWLDLGIPNYKSYWKKFLNKENQLLSECNVNS
- the LOC123889334 gene encoding probable galacturonosyltransferase 7 isoform X2, with product MKSGGLGAVPSYGVPAKRRWRGFVIAVLGLVILSMLVPLVFLLGLHNGFHSPGYIYEQRNTPSTQKVIETFDRHDVSHNEDQSEDVMKSYTRGDKNGTIKRGANEEKHRGVKVPPKAVLQPPPPSNNPKVVRTEQVTHPKTSSADENGKSCELTYGSYCLWQQEHREVMKDAMVKKLKDQLFVARSYYPSIAKLPAQDKLSRELKQNIQELEHMLSESSTDADLPPHVETKSEKMEVAIAKAKSVPVVCDNVDKKLRQIYDLTEDEADFHMKQSAFLYKLNVLTMPKSFHCLALKLTVEYFKSSHDEDADSEKFEDSSLHHYVIFSNNVLAASVVINSTVTHAKVSRNQVFHVLSDGQNYYAMKLWFKMNNYGEAAVQVLNVEHLEMDSLKDNQLQLSLPEEFRVSFRNNDNPSMGQFRTEYVSIFSHSHYLLPDIFRKLKKVIVLDDDVVIQQDLSALWNLDMGDKVNGAVQFCSVRLGQLKSYLGEKGFNHNSCAWMSGLNIINLVKWREFGITQTYKRLIKELSVQKGSTIAAAWPASLLAFENKIYPLNESWVRSGLGHDYNVDSNSIKTAPVLHYNGKMKPWLDLGIPNYKSYWKKFLNKENQLLSECNVNS
- the LOC123889334 gene encoding probable galacturonosyltransferase 7 isoform X3 translates to MKSYTRGDKNGTIKRGANEEKHRGVKVPPKAVLQPPPPSNNPKVVRTEQVTHPKTSSADENGKSCELTYGSYCLWQQEHREVMKDAMVKKLKDQLFVARSYYPSIAKLPAQDKLSRELKQNIQELEHMLSESSTDADLPPHVETKSEKMEVAIAKAKSVPVVCDNVDKKLRQIYDLTEDEADFHMKQSAFLYKLNVLTMPKSFHCLALKLTVEYFKSSHDEDADSEKFEDSSLHHYVIFSNNVLAASVVINSTVTHAKVSRNQVFHVLSDGQNYYAMKLWFKMNNYGEAAVQVLNVEHLEMDSLKDNQLQLSLPEEFRVSFRNNDNPSMGQFRTEYVSIFSHSHYLLPDIFRKLKKVIVLDDDVVIQQDLSALWNLDMGDKVNGAVQFCSVRLGQLKSYLGEKGFNHNSCAWMSGLNIINLVKWREFGITQTYKRLIKELSVQKGSTIAAAWPASLLAFENKIYPLNESWVRSGLGHDYNVDSNSIKTAPVLHYNGKMKPWLDLGIPNYKSYWKKFLNKENQLLSECNVNS